GGAACAGCTTGCGGAGGCCGCGTATCCGTACGAGCGGCGTCTCGGTCGCCGCCGGTTCGGGCTGAGGTCGTTCGGTCACCTCGACGCTCACGAGCGCGCCATCACCTCTTCCTGGAAGATGCGCTCCGTGTCTGCCAGCGAGAGGTGACACCGCGACGCGTGGTGACCGTCGGCCGGCAGGAGCTCGGGCACCTCGGTCCGGCACCTATCGAACACGTGGGGGCAGCGCGGATGGAACGCACATCCCGGCGGCACGAAGATCAGGGATGGCGGGAGCCCTCGGATCGGGACCAGGCGCTCCTTCGTGTCGCTCTCGTTGAGCCGCGGGATCGACGACAGCAATCCCCAGGTGTACGGGTGGTGGGCGCCGTAGTAGATGTCTCTGCGGTCGCCCGCCTCGACGATCTTGCCGGCGTACATCACCTGGATGTGGTCGCAGTGCTCGGCCACGACCCCGAGGTCGTGGGTGACGATCACGATCGCGGCGTTGAACTCCTGCTTCAGCCGGTCCAAGAGGTCGAGGATCTGGGCCTGCACGGTCACGTCGAGCGCCGTGGTGGGTTCGTCGGCGATCAGCAGGTCCGGGTTCAGCGAGAGCGCCATCGCGATCATCGCTCGCTGCCGCATGCCACCGGAGAACTCGTGTGGATACTGGTCGGCTCGCTCGTCGGGGCGAGGGATACCGACACGCCGGAGCATCTCGACCGCCTGCTCGTGAGCCTCGCTCTTCGAGACCTTCTGGTGCACCCGAACGGCTTCGGCGATCTGGTCTCCGACCTTGTAGTAGGGATGCAGCGAGGTCATCGGGTCTTGGAAGATCATCGAGATCTTCTCACCCCGCACGGTGCGCATCTCGTCGGCCGGGAGCGTCAGCAGGTCCTGACCCTGGAAGATGATCTCGCCCTCGACCTGCGCGCGCTTCAGGTCGATGAGACCCATCACCGTGAGGAACGACACGCTCTTGCCGGATCCGGACTCCCCGACCACGCCGAGGGTCTCCCCCGGCAGCAGGGAGAACGAGACGCCGTCGACCGCTTTCACCAATCCGTCGTCGGTCGGGAAGTGGACGGTGAGGTTCTTGACCTCGAGGAGCGGTTCCGCCACTACGTGTACCTCACCCGCGGGTCGAGGAACGCGTAGGCGATGTCGACGCACAGGTTCGCGATCGCGATGAAGAACGCCGCGAAGAGGGTGACACCCATCACGGCGGGGAAATCGTTCAGGAAGATGCTCCGCACCGCGTACTGGCCGACGCCCGGCAGACCGAAGACGGTCTCCGTGATGAACGCACCGCCGAGCAGGACGGCCAGATCGAGCCCGAACATCGTGACGACCGGCGTCAGCGCGGCACGCAGCCCGTGCTTGTAGATCACCCGCTTCTCGGACAGCCCCTTGGCGCGAGCGGTTCGGATGTAGTCCTCGCCCATGGTCTCGATCAGGTTCCCGCGGACCATCCGCGCGTAGAAGGCGGCGAACGTCATCGACAGCACGATCCAGGGCAGGATGAACCGACCCGTAAGCACGGCCTGGAGCACCGACTCCCCGATCGGGATGCCCGACGGCGGAGCCCATCCGAGCTTGAACCAGAACACGTAGAGGAACAGGTACGCGAGCCAGAACACGGGCGCCGACACGCCGATGAGGGCGAAGACCATGGAGCCGCGATCCCAGATGCTCCCCCGTTTGACCGCCGAGATGATGCCGATCGGGATCCCGACCAGGGTCCACAGCACCGCGGCCCCGACCGCGAGGGCGATCGTCACCGGGAGGCGCCCGAAGATCTCCTCCTTCACCGGGACGAAGTTGGCGTAGGAGTAGTAGACGTCCTCGTTCAGGAACAACCCCGGCCAGGGGATCAGGCCCTTGGCGAACCGGCTGTACTGGACGTACAGCGGCTTGTCGAGCCCGAACGCGACGCGAGCCGCCTCGACGTTCTCGGGGCTCGTCGACTTGCCCACCGCGCGCCTGGCCGGATCGGAGGCGGGCAGCTTCACGAAGATGATGAACGTGATCAGGGACACGATGAACAGCACCAGGATCATGAACAGCGTCCGCCGGATCAGATACCTGCCCATCGCGCCCTCCGAAGTCTACCCCACCAGGTGGGAGGGGCCGCCCCCCGGAGCGGCCCCTCCCCTTTCGCGATCCTGCCTCGTTCTTCCGGTTTCCTGCCCTCCCGCTCACCCTCCCTTACTGGGCGTCGGGAGCGATGGCGTACTGGTCGTACGCCGCCAGACCGGCGAACTGGTCGAACGAGTAGTTGATGATCCGCGTCGACGTGATGTCGACGTTGTTGTCGAACAGGTACGGCACCCAGGGGACGACCTGTTCCATCAACGTGGTGTCGAGGTCGGCCCACGCCTGGAACCGGGCGTCACCCGTCTGCTGGTTGGCGGTCTTGATCTGATCGTCGACCGACGGGACCTCGGTGAGGTCGTAGCCGGCCTCCGACAGCAGATCGGCACTCGCTCCGACCAACCCGTAGTTGCAGCAGCTCGGGAAGATGGCCGCCGATCCGAACAGCGGGTCGGCGAACGTGTACCCGTCCGGGAAGTCCTTCCCCCATGCGGGGGCGAGACAGATGGCGACGTGCGCCTCCGGCTCGTTGCACTTCGAGTACATCGTCGTGCGCTCGAAGGACTTCACGTCGAACGTCAGCCCGAGCGGCTCCATGTTCTGCTGGATCAACGCGGACT
This Actinomycetota bacterium DNA region includes the following protein-coding sequences:
- a CDS encoding ABC transporter ATP-binding protein; the protein is MAEPLLEVKNLTVHFPTDDGLVKAVDGVSFSLLPGETLGVVGESGSGKSVSFLTVMGLIDLKRAQVEGEIIFQGQDLLTLPADEMRTVRGEKISMIFQDPMTSLHPYYKVGDQIAEAVRVHQKVSKSEAHEQAVEMLRRVGIPRPDERADQYPHEFSGGMRQRAMIAMALSLNPDLLIADEPTTALDVTVQAQILDLLDRLKQEFNAAIVIVTHDLGVVAEHCDHIQVMYAGKIVEAGDRRDIYYGAHHPYTWGLLSSIPRLNESDTKERLVPIRGLPPSLIFVPPGCAFHPRCPHVFDRCRTEVPELLPADGHHASRCHLSLADTERIFQEEVMARS
- a CDS encoding ABC transporter permease — translated: MGRYLIRRTLFMILVLFIVSLITFIIFVKLPASDPARRAVGKSTSPENVEAARVAFGLDKPLYVQYSRFAKGLIPWPGLFLNEDVYYSYANFVPVKEEIFGRLPVTIALAVGAAVLWTLVGIPIGIISAVKRGSIWDRGSMVFALIGVSAPVFWLAYLFLYVFWFKLGWAPPSGIPIGESVLQAVLTGRFILPWIVLSMTFAAFYARMVRGNLIETMGEDYIRTARAKGLSEKRVIYKHGLRAALTPVVTMFGLDLAVLLGGAFITETVFGLPGVGQYAVRSIFLNDFPAVMGVTLFAAFFIAIANLCVDIAYAFLDPRVRYT